The Thermodesulfovibrionales bacterium genome segment CACTGAGGATGACATATCTGATCTCGGGCAATGGCCGCTCACCGACGCATCTGTTGCTCGGGCTCTGGAGATGCTTCTCCGGTGCCGGCCGCGCGTGATAGGGCTGGACATCTACCGGGACATGCCCATTCCACCGGGGACTTCCGAACTGGAGAGGATCCTGCTCGGGAATGAGAATATCATAACGGTAATGAAATTCGGCGATAAAGAAGAGCATGGGATATTACCCATCGCCGCGCTCAGGGAGACGGAACGGGTCGGCTTCAATGACATCCTTGTGGACCCCGGAGGCATAGTCCGCCGGGGGCTCCTTTTCCTGGACGATGGTGAGAATACCTTTTACTCCTTCGCGCTGCGCGTTGCCCTTCTCTATCTCAAGGAAGAAGGGATTCGTCCACAGCCTGACGCATCGAACCCACAGTTTCTCCGGCTCGGGAAAACAACGATTCCACCTTTCGGACATGATGAAGGCGCCTATGTGGAATCTGACGCGCGAGGTTATCAGTTTTTGCTCGATTTCCGGGGTGCTCGGTTACCTTTCCGTTCGTTTGCACTGGCTTCCCTCATCTCAGATAGAGTTCCTGCAGAGGCTCTCAAGGACAAGGTCGTTCTTATCGGAACCGCAACGGAGAGCGTTAAGGATTTCTTCTACACACCATACAGCAGGGGACTTCACTTCAGTCAGCAGATCACAGGGATAGAGTTACATGGTTATATCATAAGCCAATTGCTCAGGTTTGCACTGAAGGGGAGTCGGCCTATCTCGGCGCAGGGGAATTGGTGCGAAGGACTTTGGATCGTCATATGGGGCATCATGGGTGGAGTAATTGGCTCAAGGGTCCGCTCTCCCTGGAGCTTCTCGATTCTTGCATCGGCGGGCATATTAATTCTCGTGCTTTCAGGGTATCTGGCATTAATGAACAGCTGGTGGATCCCTTTGATACCTCCGGTCATGGCATGGTTATTCTCCTCCACAGTCGTGACCGCTTATATGTCGAACAAGGAAAAGAGGGAGCGGATTTTCTTGATGCAACTTTTTTCGAAACATGTGTCACGGGAGGTTGCTGAGACCATCTGGAATGAACGGGAACAATTTCTCGACGGCGGACGGCTCCGTTCTCAAAAGCTGATCGTAACAGTGATATTTACCGATCTGAAAGGGTTTACTGCCGTCTCTGAAAAGCTTGACCCTCAGACGCTCATCAATTGGCTCAATACCTATCTGGAGGCTATGGCCCGGTTGGTCATCGAACATGGAGGTGTCGTCGATGATTACATCGGAGACGGTCTCAAGGCCGATTTCGGCGTGCCCTTGCCCCGCACTTCTGAGGCTGAAATAGCCAAGGACGCCCTGAGCGCGGTAAATTGTGCCCTTGCTATGGAAAGAGAGATGAGTCGACTGAATTCTGTCTGGCACCGGGAGAACCTTCCGACGGCGTGCATGCGCATAGGGATATTTACCGGTCCCGTGGTTGCGGGAAGTTTAGGCAGTTCGGAACGACTGAAATTCACGACCATTGGCGACACGATTAATGTAGCATCTCGGCTTGAGAATTTCGATAAGGACCATTGCGATTCTGATCCCATAGAGAACCCTTGCCGGATTCTCATCGGAGATTCAACATTACACTATCTCGACAACCGATTCAGAACCGAAAAGGTCGGTGACGTGAGTCTTCGGGGCAAGGAACAGAGGATAGCGGTCTTCCGCTTGTTCGGTCGGCCAAACGGGTACCCAGACAGTAACGGTCAGGAGGGAAGACTATGAGAAAAGGATGTTTCGTGATCTGGACATTGATTGCGGTATTCGTCGTGCTCTTTCCCTTGACGGTATTTGCGACGAACGGTCAGGAAGAAAAAGATGACGCAGGCACTGCGTCAACGAAGAGAAAAACGGACGACAAGCATGAAAAGACATTCAGGGGAGATTCGGCTCTGCAAGACAAGAAACAGCTCGTCTCCGCAAACATGCCGGTATATAAGCCTCCTCTGCGAGGCGCACCGAAAGGGCGTGTCGGAGGAGGAACGCGCGGTATCGGTGATCAATTGGTCACTCTGTCGGTTTTGGTCCCAGACCATGTAGCACTGACGTCTCAGGAACAGCCGACCCTTTATTGGTATTTGTCAACACTTACTGCCTATCCCGTTGAGCTGACCGTTATCGAGGAGGAGGCGATATATCCGCTCGCAGAAAAACGCCTGAGCCCTCCCGTCGGGCCTGGCATCCAGCAGATTCGACTGAAGGATTACGACGTATATATTGATCCGGGGAAACAATACCGCTGGTTCGTGGCGGTGATCCCTGACGCTGACCGCCGTTCCAAAGACGTTCTCTCCGGAGGCATGATCGAGCGTGTTGAGCTTTCTGATGCAGTTCGTGTGAAATTGAGACAGGCAAAGAAGGAAGCGGTCCCTTTCATTTATGCCGAGGAAGGGATTTGGTACGATGCGCTGACAGCGCTTTCAGAACTGATTGACGACAGACCCGATGACCCTGACCTCAGGAATCAGAGGGCTTCCTTACTGGAGCAGGCGGGATTGACGGAAGTCACCGAAGATTTGATGAAACAGAGGGTCCAGCCCAAATAATGCCTTGAAGGGGAGACGACGGACTAATCCTGTTGGCTAAAACACGGCAATGACAAACCGGAAATGGATCCCGTCATCCTGGATATTGTGATCGGGGTTATGGATCTTCTTCAGGGCGAGGCCCCAATAGAATTCAAATTGGGGCTTCCACGTGAAGGGATATTTGACGGTCGATTCCCATCGAAGCCCTAAGCCGACACTGCCGATGGTGCTTGGACTGGGCGTCGGAAAGTCGGTGTTCCACACCCTGCCAAAATCGGCAAATTGGGCAAACTCAAGGGAGTTTGCCCAGGGTCTGTTTCGAATTATGGGTATGCGGGTTTCCAGGGAGGCGATGAGAGCGTTGTCCGTGACGAGTTGATTCTCTCTGTACCCTCTGACGCTGTACCTGCCTCCCACAGCGATCTCTTCAACGGGCAACAGTGACTTGTTGGCCAGTTGCCAGTCAATGCTGACTATCGATTGCATATCGAGTATCGGAAGACGTCGTGCCCATTGAAACTGGCCAAGCCATGAAAAAAACTGGGTGTCAGGCAGGTTTGAGGGGCTAGTCGTTGCCCCGAAGGCATCGATCCCGAGGCTGAACCGGGAACGAAGTGCAATGACTTGAGCCGGTGTGCGGTATATCCACTCCTGGGAAAACCTGAGAGCCGTGACCGTCGATTTTCCGTTTTGTGCCCCAAGGTTGAAGGAGAACGGCTCGCCATCTAAGTATGTCTTGTTGCGAATGTATTCACCGGTCAGAGCTAAGGCGATCTCATGATTGACCGTTCGGTACACCGGCTGCCTGAGAGTAATTCCGTAAATGTCGGATTTGCTCACGATGTCGAGAGATTTAAAGGGCTCCTGCACTTCGCTAAAATTGTTCTTCTTGTAATGCAAGGTCAGGGTCGAATCGTATTCTGTGAAGGGCAGTGTATAACTCGCCTCGATCTGTGGTTCGATCCCGCTTGATCCGCCGTACATGAAGCTCAGGATGTCGCCATGGCCGGTCAAATTCTGATGGACAACAGTCGTAAGCCACTGTTCTGCTCCGACGGTGGGGGACTGGTAGTTGTTGTATTCGGGAAAGACCTTGAAGGGAGTTTCTTCCTGAATCTCGACCTTGAGCACAGCCTCACCACGCTGAACACCCGGCTTGAGCTCTGCCTTCACATTCTTAATGCGGTCATCCTGCTGTAAGATCTGGAGTCCCTCCTGGATATCTGAAATATTGAGAGGCGCTCCGATCCCCAAGAGGAGACGGTTCCTCAGGTAATCGGAACGAAACCATCTGTTCCCTTCAATCACGACATCCGTCAATTTCCCTTCAACGATCTGCAGAGTGATTATCCCGGCAGTCACGGTTTGATCAGGAATTACCGCACCCGAATTGATATAGCCACTGTTGATATATAAGACTGTAAGGGCAAGTCTCAGCGATTCCAGGTCGGTATCGGTCAGTTCCCGATTCAGGTAGGGTGAGGTGACTTCAGCCAGTCTTTCCTGAGAAAAAACCGTGCTTCCGACTACCCTGATTTCCCGCACAAAGACCCGGGGCAGCATCGACAGCGGCTCTTTTTCTTGCCCTGGAGTGGAAAGGGGGACCTGAATCTCGGGTGGAAGGGGAGGAAGTTCTTTTGGCAACGGTAAAGGTTTTTCACTCGATCGACCAGTGCGGTCGACTCCGGGGATCCCCTCTGCGAAACTGGAAGTGGTCGCTACACAAGCGATGAGATAGATAAGACAGTGAAACAAGACAGAATGGTATCGATAGCCCTTAGCGTGAGAAATCGTCATAGACTCGTCCGGCCGTCCATTACTTCCGGTCTCACAAACCTCCTCCTTCTTGTCAGGGAACCGGCTGCACCCCCGTGGGAAGCTGGTAGAGAGTGCTCGGTAAGACGCTTCCCGGCGATATGGGCATACCGTCGCGGCCGCTCACGATAAGACTGCTCCTTCTCTCTCCGCGGATACGCTCCGCACACCGGTCACGAAGGAGCGCCTCGTCCCTCAAAAAGCCACTCTGTATAGGTACCAGCGTTCCGCTGATACTCGCAATGGCTGCTTTAATGTCGACTGTGCCGTTAATCCCCAGGGCCGAGGAAGCATCCACGAGGCTTTCAGGAGAAGCAAGGAACACATCTGCATTGATCCGGATGTTCCCTCCCTTTCCTTCAAAGGCATTGGCGATGATGCGGCTGTCGTTGAGCACGACGTGGTGTGAGTCGACTACCACATTACCACCGATGGTCTGAGGCCCTCCGCCCACACTCGATGAGATTGTACTGTTCACCAGCTCGATCATAGTACCTGCCTCGACCTTAATGTTGCCTCCGTCTGACTTTGCCGCTTCTGTCGTTACGACGCTCTCGATCACCCTCACCGAGTCGGAAGCCCTGAACGTTATGTCTCCGGCATTGGCTGTGCCAGTGCTTTCTGATGAAATCGTAGATTTTCCGGAAATGGTCACCAGTCCTCCCTGTAACGTTATATTGCCACCATTGCCGGAAGCCGCTGCTGTCGAAAGAATGCCCGAATTGGCCGAGACATTGACGGTACTGGCACTAACGTCTATATTCCCACCCTTTCCCGATCCGATCGATGAAGCGCTTATGAGTCCATGGTCCTCAAGGAGAAGACTGCCGGTTTTCAGTCGGATATCTCCACCGGCTCCTGCGTTGGTAAGAGCGGACAATCCGGTAAAATCCTTTTGGAGGGGGTCAGAGGTCTCTTTCAGACCCGTGATCTTTATGGTTGACGCCGTTATTTCGATGTTCCCGGCATTCCCTGTGCCGAGGAATCCCGCAGCAGAGATGAAGCCCCTGTTACTGATATCGATGCTGTCTGATGAGATGCGGACATCACCAGCGTTTCCCGGCGCATTATTCTGGAGGAAACTGCCGATGAATCCGCTGTCCTTTACCTCCAGATTGTGGGAAGTAATCGATACGTCTCCCCCCTTTCCTGATGCCTGCGTGCCGTCCAGTACGGTGTTAATGTTTGCCCGGTTTCCGTCCGGACTCATCCCTCCAACGACGATCGTATCAGCAGTCACATTGACCGGTAAGCCCTGGCCCGGGCCCCCCAGAACTGCAGCAGATATCTCCGCGCCATCCAAGACCTGAACTGTCTTTGCCGAGACGCTGAGCGATCCCGCGTTTCCTGCTCCCTGTGTCTGCGTCGTGAGCCCGGTAAAGCCAACCTGGGCATTCTTGCCCGAGAGAAGAACATCGTCCGCGACTACGGTTAGTTTTCCAGCGTTTCCCTTGAGTTCGTTCCCCTGGACCTGAAGCGCTGAGGCATCGATGTATCCGCTGTTGAGCACCTCTACGGTATGTGCATGCACCGTGACATCTCCACCATTTCCGGTGCTGACCGTCCGCGAGCCTATAAAGAAGCCGCTTTGAACAAGGAATTTATCCGTTGCCGTAATCTCTACGTTCGCGGCGTTGCCTGATGCAAAGGCCCGCGAACCAATGTCGCCGTAAAAATCGTTGCTCGCATAGGGACTCATGGAAGGGTCCTCATCACCGAGGAGCACATTCTTGGCAGTTATTCTGACGCTGCCCGCACGACCACCGGCAAAGCTTGAAGAGGCTATCTCTGATCCCCTCGTAAAAAGCACGTCGCCTGTCATGGATATGTCAACAGATCTGCCGGGGTGATCAACCGGACCACGAGTGGCTGCATTTATAAAAGAATCGTCAACCTGGAGCTGCTCCCCGATGATGCTCAGAACTCCTCCCGGGTTTCCCCTCAGGGCGACAGAACTGTCCTTGATGAGTATGCTGCCCCCCCTTATCAGGATGGTCCCTGCCTGATCAGTGTCAATGTTGTTCCCCTGAACGTTAAGCCCTTGTATGTTGATCATCGTTATGTTCCCGAGTTTTGAAAAAGATTCGGTATTCAGATCATTGAGGCTCACTTCTCCGGGAGACGCTACACTCACAAGGTTTATCCTTCCGCTCGGGACCCAGAGATAGCCTGGCTTGGGGTCACCCAAATAGGTAAAATCACCTCCTACAAATGACAAGGTCTTACCCGTCGGGATTTGAAGGCCGCTTTGCTGTATTTCGATCGACGCCGGCTTTGTGCTGAGAAACCCAAAGGCAGAAGGCGGCGCAGTCGTCAGGACGCTGTTATTTGAGAGGTTTGCATAATAAATCCCCCCGTCCGAAAGTCGCAAGAGGTCGGCTGTACTAACATGAAATGATCCGCCAACATCGAGGCTCGCCTTGGGACCGAACAAAATGCCGTTCGGGTTTAGCAAAAAGAGGTTTGCGTCAGGAATGGTTGACCTGATAAGTCCATCAATAGAAGAAAGGCTCCCTCCGGTGACCCGGCTGATGACATTCTTGACTGTCTGGGGACCGCTGAAGGTCGCACTCTCCCCCGTAAGCACATTGAACTGGCTGAAGCTGTGAAACAGATTATTCCCGTGGATCTGTCCAAGGTCAGAGCCAATGAGATAGTTTGGCCCGGCAAGAGGGCCCTTCGTTCCTAAGCTTCCGTCGAGGATGATCTCGGCAAAGATCGACGAGCAAAGAGCAGCCACCGACAAGGAGGCAAGAAAGCCCCTGAGAAACACTACGAACAGAGGACGCTTCGAAAAAATGATTTTCTTATGCATGACATTTCCCCCCCTTGCATGACAGAAGAATAGGAAAGACGAGTATACGAAAGCCTGGATTTCTTGTTTTGAAGATCCGCTGCCTCCACCTCCCCGCGAAGGTGTTCAACTGTCTTTTCACATAGCCTTTTATTGAATTGTTATCACATTACCGTTCATTT includes the following:
- a CDS encoding ShlB/FhaC/HecB family hemolysin secretion/activation protein; translated protein: MTISHAKGYRYHSVLFHCLIYLIACVATTSSFAEGIPGVDRTGRSSEKPLPLPKELPPLPPEIQVPLSTPGQEKEPLSMLPRVFVREIRVVGSTVFSQERLAEVTSPYLNRELTDTDLESLRLALTVLYINSGYINSGAVIPDQTVTAGIITLQIVEGKLTDVVIEGNRWFRSDYLRNRLLLGIGAPLNISDIQEGLQILQQDDRIKNVKAELKPGVQRGEAVLKVEIQEETPFKVFPEYNNYQSPTVGAEQWLTTVVHQNLTGHGDILSFMYGGSSGIEPQIEASYTLPFTEYDSTLTLHYKKNNFSEVQEPFKSLDIVSKSDIYGITLRQPVYRTVNHEIALALTGEYIRNKTYLDGEPFSFNLGAQNGKSTVTALRFSQEWIYRTPAQVIALRSRFSLGIDAFGATTSPSNLPDTQFFSWLGQFQWARRLPILDMQSIVSIDWQLANKSLLPVEEIAVGGRYSVRGYRENQLVTDNALIASLETRIPIIRNRPWANSLEFAQFADFGRVWNTDFPTPSPSTIGSVGLGLRWESTVKYPFTWKPQFEFYWGLALKKIHNPDHNIQDDGIHFRFVIAVF
- a CDS encoding DUF928 domain-containing protein, with product MRKGCFVIWTLIAVFVVLFPLTVFATNGQEEKDDAGTASTKRKTDDKHEKTFRGDSALQDKKQLVSANMPVYKPPLRGAPKGRVGGGTRGIGDQLVTLSVLVPDHVALTSQEQPTLYWYLSTLTAYPVELTVIEEEAIYPLAEKRLSPPVGPGIQQIRLKDYDVYIDPGKQYRWFVAVIPDADRRSKDVLSGGMIERVELSDAVRVKLRQAKKEAVPFIYAEEGIWYDALTALSELIDDRPDDPDLRNQRASLLEQAGLTEVTEDLMKQRVQPK
- a CDS encoding filamentous hemagglutinin N-terminal domain-containing protein; this translates as MHKKIIFSKRPLFVVFLRGFLASLSVAALCSSIFAEIILDGSLGTKGPLAGPNYLIGSDLGQIHGNNLFHSFSQFNVLTGESATFSGPQTVKNVISRVTGGSLSSIDGLIRSTIPDANLFLLNPNGILFGPKASLDVGGSFHVSTADLLRLSDGGIYYANLSNNSVLTTAPPSAFGFLSTKPASIEIQQSGLQIPTGKTLSFVGGDFTYLGDPKPGYLWVPSGRINLVSVASPGEVSLNDLNTESFSKLGNITMINIQGLNVQGNNIDTDQAGTILIRGGSILIKDSSVALRGNPGGVLSIIGEQLQVDDSFINAATRGPVDHPGRSVDISMTGDVLFTRGSEIASSSFAGGRAGSVRITAKNVLLGDEDPSMSPYASNDFYGDIGSRAFASGNAANVEITATDKFLVQSGFFIGSRTVSTGNGGDVTVHAHTVEVLNSGYIDASALQVQGNELKGNAGKLTVVADDVLLSGKNAQVGFTGLTTQTQGAGNAGSLSVSAKTVQVLDGAEISAAVLGGPGQGLPVNVTADTIVVGGMSPDGNRANINTVLDGTQASGKGGDVSITSHNLEVKDSGFIGSFLQNNAPGNAGDVRISSDSIDISNRGFISAAGFLGTGNAGNIEITASTIKITGLKETSDPLQKDFTGLSALTNAGAGGDIRLKTGSLLLEDHGLISASSIGSGKGGNIDVSASTVNVSANSGILSTAAASGNGGNITLQGGLVTISGKSTISSESTGTANAGDITFRASDSVRVIESVVTTEAAKSDGGNIKVEAGTMIELVNSTISSSVGGGPQTIGGNVVVDSHHVVLNDSRIIANAFEGKGGNIRINADVFLASPESLVDASSALGINGTVDIKAAIASISGTLVPIQSGFLRDEALLRDRCAERIRGERRSSLIVSGRDGMPISPGSVLPSTLYQLPTGVQPVP
- a CDS encoding adenylate/guanylate cyclase domain-containing protein; this encodes MNALRNVTKSPLLVSLIIGVIISLGIIALRNSGALESIELIAYDWTLRSLPQISSQESPVVLIKVTEDDISDLGQWPLTDASVARALEMLLRCRPRVIGLDIYRDMPIPPGTSELERILLGNENIITVMKFGDKEEHGILPIAALRETERVGFNDILVDPGGIVRRGLLFLDDGENTFYSFALRVALLYLKEEGIRPQPDASNPQFLRLGKTTIPPFGHDEGAYVESDARGYQFLLDFRGARLPFRSFALASLISDRVPAEALKDKVVLIGTATESVKDFFYTPYSRGLHFSQQITGIELHGYIISQLLRFALKGSRPISAQGNWCEGLWIVIWGIMGGVIGSRVRSPWSFSILASAGILILVLSGYLALMNSWWIPLIPPVMAWLFSSTVVTAYMSNKEKRERIFLMQLFSKHVSREVAETIWNEREQFLDGGRLRSQKLIVTVIFTDLKGFTAVSEKLDPQTLINWLNTYLEAMARLVIEHGGVVDDYIGDGLKADFGVPLPRTSEAEIAKDALSAVNCALAMEREMSRLNSVWHRENLPTACMRIGIFTGPVVAGSLGSSERLKFTTIGDTINVASRLENFDKDHCDSDPIENPCRILIGDSTLHYLDNRFRTEKVGDVSLRGKEQRIAVFRLFGRPNGYPDSNGQEGRL